A region from the Mycobacterium heidelbergense genome encodes:
- a CDS encoding secondary thiamine-phosphate synthase enzyme YjbQ, producing MLEVDTARRRIVDLTDAVRRFCFSYGDGLCNVFVPHATAGVAIIETGAGSDDDLVDALERLLPRDDRYRHAHGSEGHGADHVLPAIVAPSVTVPVASGDPQLGTWQSIVLVDLNRDNPRRSVRLSFLEG from the coding sequence GTGCTGGAGGTGGATACCGCGCGTCGCCGCATCGTCGATCTCACCGATGCGGTGCGCCGGTTCTGCTTCAGCTACGGCGACGGTTTGTGCAACGTGTTCGTCCCGCACGCGACGGCCGGGGTCGCGATCATCGAGACCGGCGCCGGCTCCGACGACGACCTGGTCGACGCGCTGGAGCGGCTGTTGCCGCGTGACGACCGCTATCGGCACGCGCACGGCTCCGAGGGCCACGGCGCCGACCACGTGCTGCCGGCGATCGTCGCGCCGTCGGTGACGGTGCCGGTCGCCAGCGGCGACCCGCAGCTGGGCACCTGGCAAAGCATCGTGCTGGTCGACCTCAACCGGGACAATCCGCGGCGGTCGGTGCGGTTGAGCTTTTTGGAGGGTTAG
- a CDS encoding replication-associated recombination protein A, whose translation MPEAVSDGLFDLPGAPQTTGRGLGVSAGAPLAVRMRPASLDEVVGQDHLLAPGSPLRRLVEGSGAASVILYGPPGSGKTTLAALVSQATGRRFEALSALSAGVKDVRAVIEKARYGVLSGEQTVLFIDEVHRFSKTQQDALLSAVENRVVSLVAATTENPSFSVVAPLLSRSLILQLRPLTSDDIRAVVRRAIDDPRGLGGRVAVEPEAVDLLVRLAAGDARRALTALEVAAEANETVTVETVERSLDEAAVRYDRDGDQHYDVISAFIKSVRGSDVDAALHYLARMLVAGEDPRFVARRLMILASEDIGMADPTALQTAVAAAQTVQLIGMPEAQLTLAHATIHLATAPKSNAVTTALAAAMGDIKAGRAGTVPAHLRDGHYSGAAALGNAQGYRYSHDDPDGVVAQQYPPDELVGVDYYRPTGRGGEREIAGRLGRLRAIIRGKR comes from the coding sequence ATGCCTGAAGCCGTGTCCGACGGTCTGTTCGACCTCCCCGGCGCGCCGCAGACGACCGGCCGTGGCCTGGGCGTGTCGGCCGGTGCGCCGCTGGCCGTCCGGATGCGGCCGGCGTCGCTGGACGAGGTGGTCGGGCAGGACCACCTGCTGGCGCCCGGGTCGCCGCTGCGGCGGCTGGTCGAGGGCTCGGGCGCGGCGTCGGTCATCCTGTACGGCCCGCCGGGCAGCGGGAAGACGACCCTGGCCGCGCTGGTCTCGCAGGCGACCGGGCGCCGGTTCGAGGCGCTGTCGGCGCTGTCGGCCGGCGTCAAGGACGTTCGGGCCGTCATAGAAAAAGCCCGTTACGGCGTCCTTTCCGGCGAGCAGACGGTGCTGTTCATCGACGAGGTGCACCGGTTCTCCAAGACCCAGCAGGACGCCCTGCTCTCCGCCGTGGAGAACCGGGTGGTGTCGCTGGTGGCGGCGACCACCGAGAACCCGTCGTTCTCGGTGGTCGCGCCGCTGCTGTCGCGATCGCTGATCCTGCAGCTGCGGCCGCTGACGTCCGACGACATCCGCGCCGTGGTGCGGCGCGCGATCGACGACCCCCGCGGCCTGGGCGGCCGGGTGGCGGTGGAGCCCGAGGCCGTCGACCTGCTGGTGCGATTGGCGGCCGGCGACGCCCGGCGCGCCCTGACCGCGCTGGAGGTGGCGGCCGAGGCCAACGAGACGGTGACCGTCGAGACCGTCGAGCGGTCCCTGGACGAGGCCGCGGTGCGCTACGACCGCGACGGCGACCAGCACTACGACGTCATCAGCGCCTTCATCAAGTCGGTGCGCGGCTCCGACGTCGACGCCGCGCTGCACTACCTGGCCCGCATGCTGGTCGCCGGGGAGGACCCGCGGTTTGTCGCGCGCCGGCTGATGATCCTGGCCAGCGAGGACATCGGCATGGCCGACCCGACCGCGCTGCAGACCGCGGTCGCGGCCGCCCAGACCGTGCAGCTGATCGGCATGCCCGAGGCCCAGCTGACGCTGGCGCACGCCACCATCCACCTGGCCACCGCGCCGAAGTCGAACGCAGTCACCACCGCGCTGGCCGCCGCGATGGGAGACATCAAGGCGGGCCGGGCCGGGACGGTGCCGGCCCACCTGCGCGACGGCCACTACTCCGGCGCGGCGGCGCTGGGCAACGCGCAGGGCTACAGGTACTCGCACGACGACCCGGATGGCGTTGTCGCCCAACAGTATCCGCCCGACGAGCTGGTGGGCGTGGACTACTACCGGCCCACCGGCCGCGGCGGCGAGCGCGAGATAGCGGGCCGGCTGGGCCGGCTGCGGGCGATCATCCGCGGGAAACGGTGA
- a CDS encoding zinc-binding metallopeptidase family protein — MRDFHCPQCGQRLTFENSACLSCGSALGFSLEQMALLVIASGEGGDHAGAVDADDYHLCANLHLAECNWLVPVGQPGGLCASCALTLERPNDTDTEGLAVFARAEAAKRRLIAELHELKLPIVGRDRDPDHGLGFRLLSSAYEKVLTGHENGVITLDLAEGDDVHREQLRVEMEEPYRTLLGHFRHEVGHYYFYRLITPSGGYLARFNELFGDPDADYSEALDRHYRDGAPEGWQESYVSSYATMHPAEDWAETFAHYLHIRDALDTSAWCGLAPASATFDRPALGPSAFQTIIEMWLPLSWSLNMVNRSMGHDDLYPFVLPVAVLDKMRFIHDVIDEVTSGSGRAAAVAG, encoded by the coding sequence ATGCGTGACTTCCACTGCCCCCAGTGCGGCCAGCGGCTGACGTTCGAGAACTCCGCGTGCCTGTCGTGCGGCAGCGCGCTGGGGTTTTCCCTCGAGCAGATGGCACTGCTGGTGATCGCGAGCGGCGAAGGCGGCGACCACGCCGGCGCCGTGGACGCCGACGACTATCACCTGTGCGCCAATCTGCATCTCGCGGAATGCAATTGGCTGGTGCCCGTTGGTCAGCCCGGCGGGCTGTGCGCGTCGTGCGCGCTCACCCTGGAACGGCCCAACGACACCGACACCGAGGGCCTGGCCGTGTTCGCCCGCGCCGAGGCGGCCAAGCGGCGGCTGATCGCTGAGCTGCACGAGCTGAAGCTGCCGATCGTCGGGCGTGACCGCGACCCGGACCACGGGCTGGGGTTCCGGCTGCTGTCCAGCGCGTACGAGAAGGTGCTCACCGGCCACGAAAATGGCGTCATCACACTGGATCTGGCCGAGGGCGACGACGTCCACCGCGAGCAGCTGCGGGTCGAGATGGAAGAGCCGTACCGGACGCTGCTCGGGCATTTCCGGCACGAGGTCGGGCATTACTACTTCTACCGGCTGATCACCCCGTCGGGCGGGTACCTGGCGCGATTCAACGAGTTGTTCGGCGATCCCGACGCCGACTACTCCGAGGCGCTGGATCGGCACTACCGCGACGGTGCGCCCGAGGGGTGGCAGGAAAGCTACGTGTCGTCGTACGCGACCATGCATCCGGCCGAGGACTGGGCCGAGACGTTCGCCCATTACTTGCACATCCGCGACGCCCTGGACACCTCGGCCTGGTGCGGCCTGGCGCCGGCGTCGGCGACGTTCGACCGGCCCGCCTTGGGCCCCAGCGCCTTTCAGACGATCATCGAGATGTGGCTGCCGCTGTCGTGGTCGCTGAACATGGTCAACCGCTCGATGGGCCACGACGACCTGTACCCCTTCGTGCTGCCGGTGGCGGTGCTGGACAAGATGCGGTTCATTCACGACGTGATCGACGAGGTGACCTCGGGATCGGGACGCGCCGCCGCGGTCGCCGGTTAG
- a CDS encoding transglutaminase family protein: MASETEAPVARRHRVTHRTEYRYSDVVTSSYGRGFLTPRDSPRQRCIDHRLTIEPAAADSSTSRDSYGNVSSYFHVTEPHRALTITSDSLVDVYPPAPGRYTTGPAVQPWEAARPAGRTGALATEFALDLNPPEITDAVREYAAPSFVPQRPLIDVLRDLASRIFTDFTYRSGSTTISTGVDEVLRAREGVCQDFARLAIACLRANGLAASYVSGYLATDPPLGKDRMIGIDATHAWPAVWIPTQPSQGRFEWLGLDPTNDQMVDERYIVVGRGRDYADVPPLRGIIYTDSEHSVIDVAVDVVPYEGDVLDA, from the coding sequence GTGGCGTCAGAAACTGAGGCCCCGGTCGCGCGCCGCCATCGGGTCACCCACCGCACCGAGTACCGCTACTCCGACGTCGTGACCAGCTCGTATGGCCGCGGTTTCCTCACGCCCCGGGACTCGCCGCGGCAGCGCTGCATCGACCATCGGCTGACCATCGAACCGGCCGCCGCCGACAGCTCCACCAGCCGCGACAGCTACGGCAACGTCAGCTCGTATTTCCACGTGACCGAGCCGCACCGCGCCCTGACGATCACCAGCGACTCCCTCGTCGACGTGTATCCGCCGGCTCCGGGGCGGTACACGACCGGCCCGGCGGTGCAGCCGTGGGAGGCCGCGCGCCCCGCCGGCCGCACGGGAGCGCTCGCGACCGAATTCGCCCTGGATCTGAACCCGCCGGAGATCACCGATGCGGTCCGCGAGTACGCCGCCCCCAGCTTCGTGCCGCAACGCCCGCTGATCGACGTGCTGCGCGACCTGGCGTCGCGGATCTTCACCGACTTCACCTACCGCTCGGGGTCGACGACGATTTCCACCGGGGTCGACGAGGTTCTACGGGCCCGCGAGGGGGTATGCCAAGACTTTGCGAGGCTGGCGATCGCCTGCCTGCGAGCCAACGGTCTGGCGGCCAGCTACGTGTCCGGTTACCTGGCCACCGACCCCCCGTTGGGAAAGGACCGGATGATCGGTATCGACGCCACCCATGCCTGGCCGGCGGTATGGATACCCACCCAGCCCTCGCAGGGCCGGTTCGAGTGGCTGGGGCTCGATCCCACCAATGACCAGATGGTCGACGAGCGCTACATCGTCGTGGGGCGCGGGCGCGATTACGCGGACGTCCCGCCGCTGCGTGGCATCATCTACACCGACTCCGAGCACAGCGTGATCGACGTCGCCGTCGACGTCGTGCCCTACGAAGGCGATGTGCTGGATGCGTGA
- a CDS encoding MmcQ/YjbR family DNA-binding protein: MAVWGDVARIVGGLALTSEPSPHEWRVGRKLLAWERPLRPSDREALTGSGVEPPEGDILGVRVSDEGVKFALIADEPGVYFTTPHFDGYPAVLVKLAGISVRDLEELITEAWLTQAPKKLVQEFLADSL; encoded by the coding sequence GTGGCCGTGTGGGGCGACGTCGCCCGCATCGTTGGTGGGCTGGCGCTCACCTCCGAGCCGTCACCGCACGAGTGGCGGGTCGGCAGGAAGCTGCTGGCATGGGAGCGGCCGCTGCGCCCGTCGGACCGCGAAGCGCTGACGGGGAGCGGGGTGGAGCCACCGGAGGGCGACATCCTGGGCGTCCGGGTGTCCGACGAGGGCGTCAAGTTCGCGTTGATCGCCGACGAGCCGGGCGTGTACTTCACCACCCCACACTTCGACGGGTATCCGGCGGTGCTGGTCAAACTGGCCGGGATTTCGGTCCGCGACCTCGAGGAGCTGATCACCGAGGCGTGGCTGACGCAGGCGCCGAAGAAGCTCGTCCAGGAGTTCCTGGCCGACTCGTTGTGA
- a CDS encoding FUSC family protein produces MTTSLRTVPPAAYAAVKRLRDRWFNLVQTSVAAGLAWYLAHDVLGHPQPFFAPIAAAVCLSITNVLRAQRAVQMMIGVTLGIGLGTLVQGLLGTGAVPIALAALLALSVAVVVGQGYIGQGMMFANQTVVSSILVLALFRSGVGWERIDDALIGGCLAIVFAVLLFPADPLRVLRRARIGVLRVLQGVLARAADVAAGRRVPAPDWPLSVVDRVHEQLGGLIQARTTARHVVRISPRRWGLRDAVEAADHQAVHVALLAGSVLQLARAVAPAVDGCCDRLPKPVRAVLVELAAATALADSDPAGASAYIAAARGHAAKLQSDARERTEVVLADVVQACVDDLQRVIELRQA; encoded by the coding sequence ATGACCACTTCGCTGCGGACGGTGCCACCCGCCGCGTACGCGGCCGTCAAGCGGCTGCGTGACCGATGGTTCAACCTCGTGCAGACCTCGGTCGCCGCGGGCCTGGCCTGGTACCTGGCGCACGACGTGCTCGGTCACCCCCAGCCGTTCTTCGCGCCCATCGCCGCCGCGGTGTGCCTGTCGATCACCAACGTCCTGCGCGCGCAGCGCGCCGTTCAGATGATGATCGGCGTGACCCTGGGGATCGGGCTGGGCACCCTGGTGCAGGGCCTGCTGGGGACCGGGGCCGTCCCCATCGCCCTCGCGGCGTTGCTCGCGCTGTCGGTGGCGGTCGTGGTCGGCCAGGGCTACATCGGGCAGGGCATGATGTTCGCCAACCAGACCGTCGTGTCGTCGATCCTGGTGCTGGCGCTGTTCCGCAGCGGCGTCGGGTGGGAACGCATCGACGACGCCCTGATCGGCGGTTGCCTGGCCATCGTGTTCGCCGTCCTGCTGTTCCCGGCCGACCCGCTGAGGGTGCTCCGCCGGGCGCGCATCGGCGTGCTGCGTGTGTTGCAGGGCGTGCTGGCGCGCGCCGCGGACGTCGCCGCCGGACGCAGGGTGCCCGCGCCCGACTGGCCGCTGTCGGTCGTCGACCGGGTCCATGAACAGCTGGGCGGGCTCATCCAGGCCCGCACCACCGCCCGTCACGTCGTGCGGATCTCGCCGCGGCGCTGGGGACTGCGCGACGCCGTCGAGGCCGCGGATCACCAGGCCGTCCACGTGGCCCTGCTCGCCGGCTCCGTGCTGCAACTCGCACGCGCCGTCGCGCCCGCCGTCGACGGCTGCTGCGACCGGCTTCCGAAACCCGTGCGGGCCGTGCTGGTCGAACTCGCGGCGGCGACTGCACTCGCCGACTCGGATCCCGCCGGGGCGTCCGCATACATCGCCGCGGCGCGCGGCCACGCCGCGAAGCTGCAGTCGGACGCCCGCGAGAGAACCGAGGTGGTGCTCGCCGACGTCGTGCAGGCCTGCGTCGACGACCTGCAGCGGGTGATCGAGCTACGCCAGGCTTGA
- a CDS encoding nitroreductase family deazaflavin-dependent oxidoreductase has translation MTEIPDTETINAFNTSIIDEFRANDGKVGGQFAGADLLLLTTTGAKSGQPRVSPLAYFRIDGRLIVVGSFAGAPVNPAWVHNLRANPRAHVEVGTNTFDVTARELSAAEREELFPKVTAAAPGFAEYQSKTSRVIPLFELRRA, from the coding sequence ATGACCGAGATTCCTGACACCGAGACGATCAACGCGTTCAACACGAGCATCATCGACGAGTTCCGGGCCAACGACGGCAAGGTCGGCGGCCAGTTCGCGGGCGCCGACCTGCTGCTGCTGACCACGACGGGCGCCAAGTCCGGCCAACCGCGCGTGTCGCCGCTGGCCTACTTCCGCATCGACGGCAGGCTGATCGTCGTCGGATCCTTCGCCGGCGCCCCCGTCAACCCGGCCTGGGTGCACAACCTGCGCGCCAACCCGCGGGCACACGTCGAGGTCGGTACCAACACGTTCGACGTGACGGCCCGCGAACTGTCGGCCGCGGAGCGCGAGGAGCTTTTCCCGAAGGTCACCGCCGCGGCGCCCGGCTTCGCGGAGTATCAGTCCAAGACCAGCCGGGTGATTCCGCTGTTCGAGTTGCGGCGGGCATAG
- the aspS gene encoding aspartate--tRNA ligase codes for MFVLRSHVAGSLRSSDAGHKVTLAGWVARRRDHGGVIFIDLRDASGIAQVVFRASDVLAQAHRLRAEFCVAVEGIVEIRPEGNANPEIATGDIEVNATSLTVLGESAPLPFQLDEPAGEELRLKYRYLDLRRDGPAAAIRLRSKVNAAARAVLARHDFVEIETPTITRSTPEGARDFLVPARLHPGSFYALPQSPQLFKQLLMVAGMERYYQIARCYRDEDFRADRQPEFTQLDMEMSFVDAEDVIAISEEILAALWALIGYELPTPIPRIAYADAMRRFGSDKPDLRFGLELVECGEFFKDTTFRVFQAPYVGAVVMPGGASQPRRTLDGWQEWAKQRGHKGLAYVLVGEDGELGGPVAKNLSDAERSGLAGHVGANPGDCIFFSAGPVKSSRALLGAARGEIATRLGLIDPDAWAFVWVVDPPLFEPAEEATAAGDVAVGSGAWTAVHHAFTSPKPEYEDAVDQDPGGVLADAYDIVCNGNEIGGGSIRIHRRDIQERVFAVMGLDKAEAQEKFGFLLEAFTFGAPPHGGIAFGWDRINALLSGVDSIREVIAFPKTGGGVDPLTDAPAPITAQQRKESGIDARPERVERA; via the coding sequence GTGTTTGTGCTGCGCAGCCACGTTGCGGGATCGCTACGGAGTAGCGACGCCGGCCACAAGGTGACGTTGGCCGGTTGGGTGGCCCGACGCCGCGACCACGGCGGCGTCATCTTCATCGACCTGCGGGACGCCTCCGGCATCGCGCAGGTGGTGTTCCGGGCTTCCGACGTGCTGGCCCAGGCGCACCGGCTGCGCGCCGAGTTCTGCGTCGCCGTCGAGGGCATCGTCGAGATCCGCCCCGAGGGCAACGCCAACCCCGAGATCGCGACCGGCGACATCGAGGTCAACGCCACCTCGCTGACGGTGCTCGGCGAGAGCGCGCCGCTGCCGTTCCAGCTCGACGAGCCCGCCGGGGAGGAGCTGCGGCTGAAATACCGCTACCTGGACCTGCGCCGCGACGGCCCGGCGGCCGCAATCCGGTTGCGCTCCAAGGTGAATGCCGCCGCGCGCGCGGTGCTGGCGCGGCACGACTTCGTCGAGATCGAGACGCCGACCATCACCCGCTCGACGCCGGAGGGGGCGCGCGACTTCCTGGTGCCGGCCCGGCTGCACCCCGGCTCGTTCTACGCCCTGCCGCAGAGCCCGCAGCTGTTCAAGCAGCTGCTGATGGTGGCCGGCATGGAGCGCTACTACCAGATCGCGCGCTGCTACCGCGACGAGGACTTCCGCGCCGACCGCCAGCCCGAATTCACCCAGCTCGACATGGAGATGAGCTTCGTCGACGCCGAGGACGTCATCGCGATCTCCGAGGAGATCCTGGCCGCGCTGTGGGCGCTGATCGGCTATGAGCTGCCGACCCCGATCCCGCGGATCGCTTACGCCGACGCCATGCGGCGGTTCGGCTCCGACAAGCCCGACCTGCGGTTCGGGCTGGAGCTCGTCGAATGCGGAGAGTTCTTCAAAGACACCACCTTTCGCGTCTTTCAGGCCCCGTACGTCGGCGCGGTCGTCATGCCCGGCGGGGCCTCGCAGCCGCGGCGCACGCTGGACGGCTGGCAGGAGTGGGCGAAGCAGCGCGGGCACAAGGGCCTGGCCTACGTCCTCGTCGGCGAGGACGGCGAGCTGGGCGGCCCGGTGGCCAAGAACCTGTCCGACGCCGAACGCTCCGGCCTCGCCGGCCACGTCGGCGCCAACCCCGGCGACTGCATCTTCTTCTCCGCGGGCCCCGTCAAATCCTCGCGGGCGCTGCTCGGCGCGGCCCGCGGCGAGATCGCCACGCGGCTGGGCCTGATCGACCCGGACGCGTGGGCGTTCGTCTGGGTGGTCGACCCGCCGCTGTTCGAGCCCGCCGAGGAGGCGACCGCCGCCGGGGACGTCGCCGTCGGGTCGGGGGCGTGGACGGCGGTGCATCACGCGTTCACCTCGCCCAAGCCGGAGTACGAGGACGCGGTCGATCAAGATCCCGGCGGCGTGCTGGCCGACGCCTACGACATCGTCTGCAACGGCAACGAGATCGGCGGCGGCTCGATCCGCATCCACCGCCGCGACATCCAGGAACGCGTGTTCGCGGTGATGGGCCTGGACAAGGCCGAGGCGCAGGAGAAGTTCGGATTCCTGTTGGAGGCGTTTACGTTTGGCGCGCCCCCGCACGGCGGCATCGCGTTCGGCTGGGACCGGATCAACGCGCTGCTGTCCGGGGTCGACTCCATCCGCGAGGTGATCGCCTTCCCGAAGACCGGCGGTGGCGTCGACCCGCTCACCGACGCGCCGGCGCCGATCACCGCCCAGCAGCGCAAGGAGTCCGGAATAGACGCCAGGCCGGAGCGGGTTGAGCGGGCATGA
- a CDS encoding oxidoreductase yields MATNIALVGPGAVGTTVAALLHKAGHSVLVCGRTPRDNIELRPDGAAPIVVPGPVHTDPGEVTGPVDLVVLAVKATQNDAAAGWLARLCGAHTIVAVLQNGVEQVEQVKPHCPSSPVVPGIVWYSAETQPQGWVRLRGEAALVLPSGPSAETVAELLRGAGCRVDCDPDFITAAWRKLLVNALAGFMALSGRRSGMFRRDDVAALSRRYVAECLAVARAEGARLADGVVDELVDLFRTAPEDMGTSMLADREHHRRLEWDIRNGVIVRKARAHNLATPIGDIVVPLLAAASDGPG; encoded by the coding sequence ATCGCCACGAACATCGCACTGGTCGGTCCCGGTGCCGTCGGAACGACGGTCGCCGCGCTGCTGCACAAGGCCGGGCATTCGGTGCTCGTGTGCGGGCGCACCCCACGCGACAACATCGAGCTGCGGCCCGACGGCGCCGCCCCGATCGTGGTGCCCGGCCCGGTGCACACCGACCCCGGCGAGGTGACCGGGCCGGTCGACCTGGTGGTGCTGGCCGTCAAGGCCACCCAGAACGACGCGGCCGCCGGCTGGCTGGCCCGCCTGTGCGGCGCGCACACGATTGTCGCGGTGCTGCAGAACGGTGTCGAGCAGGTCGAGCAGGTCAAGCCGCACTGCCCGTCGTCGCCCGTCGTCCCGGGCATCGTCTGGTACTCGGCCGAGACCCAGCCGCAGGGGTGGGTGCGGCTGCGCGGCGAGGCGGCGCTGGTGCTGCCCAGCGGGCCGTCGGCGGAGACGGTCGCCGAGCTGCTGCGCGGCGCGGGCTGCCGGGTGGACTGCGACCCCGACTTCATCACCGCGGCGTGGCGCAAGCTGCTCGTCAACGCGCTGGCCGGGTTCATGGCCCTGTCCGGGCGGCGGTCCGGCATGTTCCGCCGCGACGACGTCGCCGCGCTGTCGCGCCGCTATGTCGCCGAATGCCTGGCCGTCGCGCGGGCCGAGGGCGCCCGGCTGGCCGACGGCGTGGTCGACGAGCTGGTCGACCTCTTCCGCACGGCCCCCGAGGACATGGGCACCTCGATGCTGGCCGATCGGGAACACCACCGGCGGCTGGAATGGGACATCCGCAACGGCGTGATCGTTCGCAAGGCCCGCGCCCACAACCTGGCGACGCCGATCGGCGACATCGTGGTCCCGCTACTGGCCGCGGCCAGCGACGGACCGGGCTAG
- the ypfJ gene encoding KPN_02809 family neutral zinc metallopeptidase, protein MTFNEGMQIDTSTASSSGGGGMRMALGGGIGGLLILVIAMFLGVDPGGVVTQQPMDTRDDVAPGFDLSQCRTGADANKYVQCRVIATGNSVDAVWHQLMQGYTRPHVRLFTGSVETGCGHATTAVGPFYCPVDRTAYFDTDFFKELVDRFGSSGGPFAQEYVVAHEYGHHVQNLQGILGRAQQGAQGAGGNGVRAELQADCYAGIWAHYASTVKQESTGVPYLEPLSDKDIADALSAAASVGDDRIQKETSGRVNPESWTHGSATQRQKWFTVGYQSGDPHQCDTFAATNLG, encoded by the coding sequence ATGACCTTCAACGAGGGTATGCAGATCGACACCAGCACGGCGTCGTCGTCCGGCGGGGGCGGCATGCGGATGGCCCTCGGGGGCGGCATCGGCGGGCTGCTGATCCTCGTCATTGCGATGTTCCTCGGCGTCGACCCCGGCGGCGTCGTCACCCAGCAGCCCATGGACACCCGCGACGACGTCGCGCCCGGTTTCGACCTGAGCCAGTGCAGGACCGGGGCCGACGCCAACAAGTACGTGCAGTGCCGCGTGATCGCCACCGGCAACTCGGTGGACGCGGTGTGGCATCAGCTCATGCAGGGCTACACCCGCCCGCACGTGCGGCTGTTCACCGGTTCGGTGGAGACCGGCTGCGGGCACGCCACCACCGCGGTGGGGCCGTTCTACTGCCCGGTGGACCGAACGGCGTACTTCGACACCGACTTCTTCAAGGAGCTGGTCGACCGATTCGGTTCCAGCGGTGGACCATTCGCGCAGGAGTACGTGGTCGCCCACGAATACGGCCATCACGTGCAGAACCTGCAGGGCATCCTCGGCCGCGCCCAGCAGGGCGCGCAGGGCGCCGGCGGCAACGGCGTGCGCGCGGAGCTGCAGGCGGACTGCTACGCGGGCATCTGGGCGCACTACGCGTCGACGGTCAAGCAGGAGAGCACCGGCGTACCGTACCTGGAGCCGTTGAGCGACAAGGACATTGCCGACGCCCTGTCGGCTGCGGCGTCGGTGGGCGACGACCGGATCCAGAAGGAGACGAGCGGACGCGTCAACCCCGAGTCGTGGACCCACGGGTCGGCCACGCAACGGCAGAAGTGGTTCACCGTCGGCTACCAGAGCGGTGACCCGCACCAGTGCGACACCTTCGCCGCCACCAACCTCGGCTAA
- a CDS encoding dihydrodipicolinate synthase family protein — protein MPEPKIHGIIAYPVTPFDEGGIDAKRLAALVEKLVASGVHAIAPLGSTGELAYLDEPEFDAVVDATMAAVAGRVPVVVGVSDVTTAKTIRRATYAQRSGADAVMILPVSYWKLTEREIAQHYRSIGDAIGIPIMAYNNPATSGVDMRPELLVDMFETIDNVTMVKESTGDLSRMRRIAELSGGRLPFYNGSNPLVLDALKAGASGWCTAAPNLRPQPCIDLYDAVRAGDLDKAQALYDDLRPLLEFIVAGGLATTVKAGLDLLGFPAGDPRAPLLPLDEQGRTTLRGLLSGV, from the coding sequence GTCGAGAAGCTCGTCGCCTCCGGCGTCCACGCGATCGCCCCGCTGGGCAGCACCGGCGAATTGGCCTACCTCGACGAGCCCGAGTTCGACGCCGTCGTCGACGCCACGATGGCCGCCGTCGCCGGCCGGGTGCCCGTCGTCGTCGGCGTGTCGGATGTGACCACCGCCAAGACGATTCGGCGCGCCACGTACGCGCAACGGTCGGGCGCCGACGCGGTGATGATCCTGCCGGTGTCGTACTGGAAGCTCACCGAGCGCGAGATCGCCCAGCACTACCGCAGCATCGGCGACGCGATCGGGATCCCGATCATGGCCTACAACAACCCGGCCACCAGCGGCGTCGACATGCGCCCCGAACTGCTGGTCGACATGTTCGAGACCATCGACAACGTCACCATGGTCAAGGAATCCACCGGCGACCTGTCGCGCATGCGGCGCATCGCCGAACTGTCCGGCGGCCGGCTGCCGTTTTACAACGGCAGCAACCCGCTGGTGCTCGACGCCCTGAAGGCCGGCGCCTCCGGATGGTGCACGGCCGCACCGAATCTGCGGCCGCAGCCGTGCATCGACCTGTACGACGCCGTGCGCGCGGGCGACCTCGACAAGGCGCAGGCGCTGTACGACGACCTCAGGCCGCTGCTGGAGTTCATCGTCGCGGGCGGGCTGGCCACCACCGTGAAGGCCGGCCTGGACCTGCTGGGTTTCCCGGCCGGGGACCCGCGCGCGCCGCTACTACCGCTCGACGAGCAGGGCCGAACCACGTTGCGGGGCTTGCTGAGTGGCGTTTAG